The following are encoded in a window of Desulfovibrio oxyclinae DSM 11498 genomic DNA:
- a CDS encoding tyrosine-type recombinase/integrase: MSKRRRHQGKPDVCFDITYKDLRGKKVWEKVGYLSEGYTAAKASQIRAERLQKQRHGDLMATRKNITFGEAWDMFDQRHIATLADPDSERMRYETHLKDKLAHLRLDRIGTLDVEDLKADLLVKLAPSTAKKVIGLVGSLYRKMSEWDVWHGRSPTRGIKFPKADVQRVRFLTNGEARQLMEGLRLRSDQVWRMAMVSLHTGFRASEIFRLRGEHIDLEAAMIRAEDTKNGESRTVHMTPTLMNEVFGTMPTTPMGHLVFPSRTGKQITAISDTYERTVEALKLNKGIDDNRYKVVFHTLRHTFASWLASDGIPLYVISQLLGHKSLSQTQRYAHLCPDVRQQAVSYIDKRFTNS; this comes from the coding sequence GTGAGTAAGCGCCGGCGGCATCAGGGCAAGCCTGATGTTTGCTTCGACATAACGTACAAGGATTTGCGCGGCAAGAAGGTCTGGGAGAAAGTCGGATATCTCTCCGAGGGCTACACTGCCGCCAAGGCCAGCCAGATTCGAGCCGAGCGCCTGCAGAAGCAACGTCACGGTGACCTGATGGCCACCCGAAAGAACATCACCTTCGGCGAGGCCTGGGACATGTTTGATCAACGCCACATTGCCACGCTTGCCGACCCTGACTCCGAGCGCATGCGCTACGAAACCCACCTGAAGGACAAACTGGCCCACCTGAGGCTCGACAGGATCGGCACGCTTGATGTGGAGGACCTGAAGGCCGACCTTCTCGTCAAACTTGCCCCGAGTACCGCCAAAAAGGTTATTGGCCTCGTGGGGTCGCTTTATCGCAAGATGAGCGAATGGGACGTGTGGCACGGTCGCAGCCCCACCAGAGGCATCAAGTTTCCCAAGGCGGACGTTCAACGGGTGCGCTTTCTTACCAACGGGGAGGCGCGCCAGCTCATGGAAGGGTTGAGGCTTCGCAGCGATCAGGTCTGGCGCATGGCCATGGTCAGTCTGCACACTGGCTTTCGTGCATCGGAGATATTTCGGCTGCGCGGTGAACATATTGATCTGGAGGCGGCCATGATCCGAGCCGAAGACACCAAAAACGGCGAGAGCCGCACCGTCCACATGACTCCCACCCTCATGAATGAAGTGTTCGGGACCATGCCCACCACCCCCATGGGACACCTCGTGTTTCCGAGCCGGACCGGGAAGCAGATCACGGCCATCAGCGACACCTACGAGCGTACGGTTGAAGCTCTGAAACTGAATAAAGGGATTGATGACAATCGCTATAAAGTCGTGTTCCACACGCTCCGGCACACGTTCGCGAGCTGGCTGGCCAGCGATGGTATCCCGCTCTACGTTATCAGTCAGTTGTTGGGCCATAAAAGTCTCAGCCAGACCCAACGGTATGCCCACCTGTGCCCGGACGTGCGGCAGCAGGCGGTGTCCTACATCGATAAGCGCTTTACAAATTCTTGA
- a CDS encoding helix-turn-helix domain-containing protein, giving the protein MNTNEQMVIQDGPATALSRLMEQIQPELSQGQLTELQELFSRAVAMGVSQAFGRAARLEEMRRKIMLTPTEAAELIGVPAKTLSNWRSAGRGPDVVKHGGKVLYPVKDLEKWTEANRVKNL; this is encoded by the coding sequence ATGAATACGAACGAACAGATGGTGATTCAGGACGGGCCGGCTACGGCCCTTTCCCGATTGATGGAACAGATTCAGCCCGAGCTGTCGCAGGGTCAGTTGACGGAGTTGCAGGAGCTATTCTCGCGCGCCGTCGCTATGGGAGTGAGCCAGGCCTTCGGCCGGGCCGCCCGGCTTGAAGAGATGCGGCGCAAGATCATGCTGACGCCGACAGAAGCGGCGGAGCTCATAGGCGTCCCGGCCAAGACCCTGAGCAACTGGCGCAGCGCGGGCCGTGGCCCGGACGTGGTCAAACATGGGGGAAAGGTCCTCTACCCCGTGAAGGATTTAGAGAAGTGGACGGAGGCGAACCGTGTCAAGAATTTGTAA
- a CDS encoding N-6 DNA methylase has product MKRAKKNMDELRRHLEAMRSHGHGPARVFEDWVALCFYALQRDDESYLEIMGRYDNAVRIDGMRPADRFAAAFACLVQAMEASSSELLGDLFMEYASDKYTGQFFTPWSVSSMMAEMVTPAEGERCLDCACGAGGQLVAAGLAMRHAGHDVRKSLFMGVDISFTCCAMTAINLTLRDLPGVVVHGDSLRLLTWAGWKIVRTPLMPPRLVRMTIEEATEWMEGPVRMGLEQERAKEEERGAEEPEVAMPPKPAYADMPMFRGMT; this is encoded by the coding sequence ATGAAACGAGCCAAGAAGAACATGGACGAGCTGCGGCGACATCTGGAGGCCATGCGCTCGCATGGTCATGGCCCGGCGCGGGTGTTCGAGGACTGGGTGGCGCTGTGCTTCTACGCCCTGCAACGCGACGACGAGAGCTATCTTGAAATCATGGGCCGGTACGACAACGCCGTACGCATCGACGGCATGCGACCGGCGGATCGGTTCGCGGCCGCGTTCGCCTGTCTCGTGCAGGCCATGGAGGCCAGCAGCAGCGAACTCCTTGGCGACCTCTTCATGGAGTACGCAAGCGACAAGTACACGGGGCAATTTTTTACGCCGTGGTCGGTCAGCTCCATGATGGCGGAGATGGTCACACCAGCGGAAGGCGAGCGGTGTCTTGACTGCGCATGCGGCGCAGGGGGGCAGCTCGTCGCCGCCGGTCTGGCCATGCGCCACGCAGGTCACGACGTCCGCAAGAGCCTGTTCATGGGCGTGGACATCTCGTTTACCTGCTGTGCCATGACCGCGATCAACCTCACCCTGCGCGACCTGCCCGGGGTGGTGGTCCACGGCGATAGTCTCCGGCTCCTGACGTGGGCCGGCTGGAAGATCGTCCGTACTCCGCTCATGCCGCCCAGATTGGTGCGCATGACGATCGAAGAAGCGACGGAATGGATGGAAGGCCCGGTCCGCATGGGACTTGAGCAGGAGCGGGCCAAAGAGGAAGAACGCGGTGCCGAGGAGCCGGAAGTGGCCATGCCTCCCAAGCCCGCTTACGCAGACATGCCCATGTTCAGGGGGATGACATGA
- a CDS encoding PRTRC system ThiF family protein — MHWNYLRLSEQLEHRVHIVLAGCGGTGSAVLRELARMDAALRQLEHPGLFVTACDPDRVSEANLGRQLFYPPDVGYNKAAVLVTRINRDFGLDWESKPIRVCPDHEQKLRMYGQRNRVLVSCVDSGAARVGLGQMVTDEVFSLWLDFGNGRDFGQAVLGTAPATQRTCSFGSLSDRGLPETVRALPTVLDLLPSAGQDDPDDGPSCSMAEALRRQDLFINTTLAVLGVGLLWDCIRNKGLDHHGLFLNLRTKEVRPMPVDPNYWRRCGWKLPQEWRSVLHLRLKRQWFDEIASGRKRVEFRARTDYWRKRLEGKHFDEIRFVNGYGKDRPWMRVAFGGLEETEWNGEPAYGLHLGEVLETGNYQGENA, encoded by the coding sequence ATGCATTGGAACTACTTGAGACTTTCTGAGCAACTGGAACACCGGGTCCATATCGTATTGGCTGGTTGCGGAGGCACCGGCAGCGCAGTTCTGCGGGAACTGGCCCGCATGGACGCGGCTTTGCGCCAACTGGAACACCCGGGACTGTTTGTGACTGCATGTGACCCGGACCGGGTGTCCGAGGCCAATCTCGGGCGGCAACTCTTCTACCCGCCCGACGTCGGCTACAACAAGGCTGCCGTGCTGGTCACCCGCATCAACCGCGACTTCGGGCTCGACTGGGAGAGCAAGCCCATCCGGGTATGCCCGGACCACGAGCAGAAGCTCCGAATGTACGGGCAGCGCAACCGCGTTCTCGTTTCATGCGTGGACTCGGGAGCGGCCCGCGTCGGCCTCGGCCAGATGGTCACGGATGAAGTGTTCTCACTCTGGCTCGATTTCGGGAACGGCAGGGATTTCGGTCAGGCCGTTCTCGGCACGGCCCCGGCCACGCAGCGGACCTGCTCGTTCGGTAGCCTCTCGGACAGGGGTCTTCCGGAAACGGTCAGGGCGCTGCCCACGGTGCTCGACCTGCTGCCCAGCGCAGGGCAGGACGATCCGGACGACGGCCCGAGCTGCTCCATGGCCGAGGCACTTCGCCGCCAGGACCTCTTCATCAACACCACGCTCGCGGTGCTCGGCGTCGGCCTCCTGTGGGACTGTATCCGGAACAAGGGTCTGGACCATCACGGCCTGTTTCTGAACCTGCGGACCAAGGAAGTTCGCCCCATGCCCGTCGACCCGAACTACTGGCGACGGTGTGGGTGGAAGCTTCCGCAGGAGTGGCGGAGCGTCCTGCATCTACGCCTCAAGCGGCAGTGGTTCGACGAGATCGCCAGCGGCCGCAAGCGGGTCGAGTTCCGCGCCCGGACCGACTACTGGCGCAAGCGCCTTGAAGGCAAACATTTCGACGAAATCCGTTTCGTCAACGGCTACGGCAAGGACCGCCCGTGGATGCGAGTGGCCTTCGGCGGTCTGGAAGAGACCGAATGGAACGGAGAGCCCGCCTACGGCCTGCATCTGGGCGAGGTTCTGGAAACCGGCAACTACCAAGGAGAAAACGCATGA